ATCCCCGGATCAGGGACAACGGCGGTGCTGCTCGGCGGATTCCTCCTCTGGGGCCTTCGGCCCGGACCCCTCCTGTTCACCGAGCACCCGGACTTCGCCTGGGGCCTGATTGCCAGCATGTACATCGGCAACGTCATGCTGGTCCTGCTCAACATGTTCGCCATCCCGCTCTTCGCCAGTGCGCTTCGGGTGTCGTACCCGATTCAGGCATCCTTCATCGTGATGTTCGCCGTGGTCGGTGCCTACTCACTGGGGAACAACCCGATCGACGTGCTCTTCATGGGGATCTTCGGCCTGCTTGGGTTTATCATGAAGCGGCTCGACTTCCCGGCGGCCGGATTGATCCTGGGGTTGGTCCTCGGCCCGCTGGCAGAGCAGAACCTGCGTCGGTCACTCACGCTCTCGCACGGCGATTGGTCGATCTTTTTCACCCGCCCCATCTCCGGCGCGCTGATGGTCCTGGCCATCACGGCGCTGCTGTGGCCGGTCATACGCAGCCAGATCATCGAGCGCTGGCGCGGAGGAGTCGAGCCTGAGCCAGAGCCCGAGGCCGGACTCACCGACGGCGATTAGATCCGGCACAGGCTGACGACGTTCAGCGGTCCTTTGGATTGAGTAAGGGGGGCAGGTCGTTGTCGGGACCATTCGCGGGAGTGAGAGTCCTGGACCTTTCACGCATCCTCAGCGGACCCTACTGCACCATGGTGCTCGCCGACTTCGGCGCGGAGGTCATCAAGGTCGAGCGCCCCGGCGCCGGCGATGACACGCGACACTGGGGACCACCCTTCGTCGGGGGCGAAAGCGGCTACTTCCTCAGCATCAACCGCAACAAGAAGAGCATCACCGTCGACATGAGCACGCCGGAGGGGCGAGAGATCATCTACCGCCTCGCCCGCACCGCCGACGTGGCCATCGAGAACTTTCGGCCGGGCACGGCCGATCGCCTGGGCATCGGCTACGAGCGGCTGCGCCAGGAGAACCCCAGCATCATCTACTGCTCCATCTCCGGCTTCGGTCAGACCGGCCCCTACCGGGACCGGCCCGGCTACGATGCCCTGGCGCAGGCCATGAGCGGCATGATGGCGATCACCGGAGAGCCGGACGGCCCGCCGATGAAGCACGGGATGTCGATCGCTGACATCGGCGCCGGCATGTGGGCGGTCTTCGCGATCGCTGCGGCGCTTTACCACCGCGAGCGAACGGGAGAAGGCCAGGCCATCGACGTCTCGCTGCTCGACGCGCAGCTCTCCTGGCTGACCTACGCGGCCGGCAACTACTTCGCCTCCGGGAAAAACCCCGGTCGCTACGGCTCCGCCCATCCCAACATCGTCCCCTACCAGCCGTTCGCCACGGCCGACGGCTACATCATGCTGGCGGTCGGCAACGACCGGCTCTGGCAGCAGTTCTGCCAGGCGGCTGGCCGGCCTGAGCTTGCGGACCAGCCCGGTTTCCGGACGAACGCCGAGCGCGTGACGAATCGCGCGGACGTCGTCGCCACCGTCGGCGCGATCATGGCGCAGCGAACGACCGCGGAGTGGATGGAGCTGCTGGAGCGCGCCGGGGTGCCAGCCGGGCCGATCAACACCGTCGAGCAGATCCTGCATGACCCACACGTGCTCGCCCGAGAGATGGTCGTCACCCTCCAGCATCCGACCGCCGGTGAGGTCAAGACCGTGGGGATCCCGGCCAAGCTGTCGGACACGCCCGGAACGGTTCGCTCGGCGCCGCCGCTGCTCGGCCAGCACACGGACGAGGTCCTCGCGGAACTCGGCTACGACGCCGCCGCGATTGCCGACCTGCGCGAGCGCGGCATTGTCTAGCCACTGGGCCATGGCCGACTCGGGGAAGGAACGCGTCACTTCGCGGTCCCACCGGGAACACCGCGATAGCCACGAGCCGGGTCAAAGGAGAGGACAGGGAGCGATAGACGATGACGACCGACCCCGCAAACGAGATCCTGTTCGAGGTGGATGGCCCGGTCGCCACCATCACGTTCAACCGGCCCGAGGCCATGAACGCGATGACGTGGAACATGTACGACCGGCTGATCGAGTACTGCGACATGATCGACGAGGACGACCGTATCCGCGTCGTCCACCTCAAGGGCGCGGGCGACCGCGCCTTCGTCGCGGGCACCGATATCAGCCAGTTCCGCACCTTCGACGACCCGGAGGACGCCATTCAGTACGAAGTCCAGACCGACGAAGTCGGGAACCGGCTGGAGCGGGTCCGCAAGCCCGTCATTGCAGTGCTGCGCGGCTACTGTGTCGGCGGGGGCGCGGGGCTGGCGTTGGCTGCCGACTTCCGCTACGCCACGCCGGACCTGCGTTTCGGCATTCCGATCGCGCGCACCATCGGCAACTGCCTCTCGATGCGAAGCTACAGCCGGCTCGTGTCGTACGTCGGGCCGATCAAGGCCAAAGAGATGCTCATGCTTGCCCGGCTGCTGAACGCGGAGGAGGCGCTGCAGCTCGGCGTCGTGACCGAGGTGGTCCCGGCCGAGCAGTTGGAGACCCGAGTGGCCGAGGTGACCGAGCGGCTGCTCTCGCTCGCCCCCCGGACGCTGAGCGCGACCAAAGAGGGCATCCGCCGCATCGTCGAGCAGCAGGCGCTCGACACCCACGAAGGCGAAGACCTGATTATCTCGTGCTACATGAGCGAGGATTTCCGCAACGCAGTCCAGGCGTTCGTCGAGCGGCGCAAACCGGTCTGGACTGGGCGGTAGCGCGAAAGGAGCAGCGACCCTATGCCCGTTCGCCCCTTCCGCGGTAAGCACCCCGAGATCGATCCCAGTGCCTACGTTGCCGACGGCGCCCAGATCATCGGTGATGTCGCACTCGGCCCGCACGCGAGCATCTGGTTCAACGCGGTGCTCCGCGGCGACGCCGACCGGATCGAGATCGGGGCCGGGAGCAACATCCAGGACGGTGTGATCGTCCATGCCGACCCTGGCTTCCCCTGCCGGGTGGGGCGCGACGTGGTGGTCGGCCACGGTGCGATCCTCCACGGCTGCGAGATCGGTGACGAGTGCCTGATCGGGATGGGGGCGATCATCCTCAACGGCGCCCGGCTCGGGCCCGGCTGCGTCGTCGCGGCCGGAGCGCTGGTGCCGGAGGGGAAGGAGTTCCCGCCCCGCTCGCTACTGATGGGCGTACCGGCGACGGTCAAGCGCAGCGTCAGCGACGAGGACCTGGCCGCCACCCGAGCCGGTGCCGCCCACTATCGGGAACGCGCCACCCTCTACCGGGCGGAGTCGGGGGACACCGAGGGCCGGGGATGAATGCCGACACCTTGCGCATATCGCAACGTTCATGACGCGTGACGCCTCATCCTTGCTATGGCAGGAAATGTGCGCTAGGATAGCAATATCAGCC
This genomic window from Sphaerobacter thermophilus DSM 20745 contains:
- a CDS encoding gamma carbonic anhydrase family protein → MPVRPFRGKHPEIDPSAYVADGAQIIGDVALGPHASIWFNAVLRGDADRIEIGAGSNIQDGVIVHADPGFPCRVGRDVVVGHGAILHGCEIGDECLIGMGAIILNGARLGPGCVVAAGALVPEGKEFPPRSLLMGVPATVKRSVSDEDLAATRAGAAHYRERATLYRAESGDTEGRG
- a CDS encoding enoyl-CoA hydratase/isomerase family protein, with the protein product MTTDPANEILFEVDGPVATITFNRPEAMNAMTWNMYDRLIEYCDMIDEDDRIRVVHLKGAGDRAFVAGTDISQFRTFDDPEDAIQYEVQTDEVGNRLERVRKPVIAVLRGYCVGGGAGLALAADFRYATPDLRFGIPIARTIGNCLSMRSYSRLVSYVGPIKAKEMLMLARLLNAEEALQLGVVTEVVPAEQLETRVAEVTERLLSLAPRTLSATKEGIRRIVEQQALDTHEGEDLIISCYMSEDFRNAVQAFVERRKPVWTGR
- a CDS encoding CaiB/BaiF CoA transferase family protein, encoding MRVLDLSRILSGPYCTMVLADFGAEVIKVERPGAGDDTRHWGPPFVGGESGYFLSINRNKKSITVDMSTPEGREIIYRLARTADVAIENFRPGTADRLGIGYERLRQENPSIIYCSISGFGQTGPYRDRPGYDALAQAMSGMMAITGEPDGPPMKHGMSIADIGAGMWAVFAIAAALYHRERTGEGQAIDVSLLDAQLSWLTYAAGNYFASGKNPGRYGSAHPNIVPYQPFATADGYIMLAVGNDRLWQQFCQAAGRPELADQPGFRTNAERVTNRADVVATVGAIMAQRTTAEWMELLERAGVPAGPINTVEQILHDPHVLAREMVVTLQHPTAGEVKTVGIPAKLSDTPGTVRSAPPLLGQHTDEVLAELGYDAAAIADLRERGIV